From the genome of Halomonas sp. MCCC 1A13316, one region includes:
- the pheA gene encoding prephenate dehydratase, giving the protein MTDETPTNLDSLRERIDSLDNEILRLISARADCAKQVAEVKTKHDPSAVFYRPEREAQVLRRIMELNPGPLNSEEMARLFREIMSACLALEQPTKVAYLGPEGTFTQQAALKHFGESAVSMPMAAIDEVFREVEAGAVNYGVVPVENSTEGVVSHTLDSFMDSSIHICGEVVLRIHHHLLVSDTTLRDKVSRVYSHPQSLAQCRKWLDAHYPRAERVPVSSNAEAARMIKSEWHSAAIAGDMAAKLYGLEKVAEKIEDRPDNSTRFLIIGSQHVPMSGEDKTSIVVAMRNQPGALHDLLEPFHRHSIDLTRLETRPSRTGVWNYVFFIDFKGHVDEPRVAAVLEEVRLRASEVKVLGSYPVGVL; this is encoded by the coding sequence ATGACCGACGAAACCCCCACCAATCTCGACTCGCTGCGTGAGCGTATCGATTCGCTCGACAACGAGATCCTGCGCCTGATCAGCGCCCGCGCCGATTGCGCCAAGCAGGTCGCCGAAGTCAAGACGAAGCACGATCCCAGCGCCGTCTTCTATCGCCCCGAGCGCGAAGCCCAGGTGCTGCGACGCATCATGGAGCTCAACCCCGGGCCGCTCAACAGCGAAGAGATGGCGCGGCTGTTCCGCGAGATCATGTCCGCCTGCCTGGCGCTGGAGCAGCCCACCAAGGTGGCCTACCTCGGCCCCGAAGGCACCTTCACCCAGCAGGCGGCGCTCAAGCACTTCGGCGAGAGCGCGGTGAGCATGCCCATGGCGGCCATCGACGAAGTCTTCCGCGAAGTGGAGGCGGGGGCGGTCAACTATGGCGTGGTGCCGGTGGAGAACTCCACCGAGGGGGTGGTCAGCCACACCCTGGATTCGTTCATGGATTCTTCGATCCATATCTGTGGCGAGGTGGTGCTGCGCATCCATCACCATTTGCTGGTGTCCGACACCACGCTGCGCGACAAGGTCTCGCGGGTCTACTCGCACCCGCAGTCGCTGGCGCAGTGTCGCAAGTGGCTCGATGCTCACTACCCCCGCGCCGAGCGGGTGCCGGTCTCGTCCAACGCCGAGGCGGCGCGCATGATCAAGAGCGAATGGCACAGTGCCGCCATCGCCGGTGACATGGCGGCCAAGCTCTATGGCCTGGAGAAGGTGGCGGAGAAGATCGAGGACCGCCCCGACAACTCCACGCGGTTCCTGATCATCGGCAGCCAGCACGTGCCGATGTCCGGCGAGGACAAGACCTCGATCGTGGTCGCCATGCGCAACCAGCCCGGCGCCCTGCACGACCTGCTCGAACCGTTCCACCGGCACAGTATCGACCTGACCCGCCTGGAGACGCGTCCCTCGCGCACCGGGGTGTGGAACTACGTGTTCTTCATCGACTTCAAGGGGCATGTCGACGAGCCCCGGGTCGCCGCGGTACTTGAGGAAGTTCGCCTGCGCGCCTCCGAAGTGAAGGTGCTCGGCTCCTACCCCGTGGGTGTGCTGTAA
- the serC gene encoding 3-phosphoserine/phosphohydroxythreonine transaminase: protein MTRHYNFCAGPAALPTAVLERAREEMLDYHGRGLSVMEMSHRSPEFVAIAEQAEADLRELLAIPENYKVLFLQGGASLQFSMVPMNLLGQGGTANFLYTGIWGKKALAEAKHLGFGVHLAGSSEASGHTEVPTQAELALSSDAAYLHYTANETIGGLEFDYIPDVSVPLVCDYSSSILAEPLDVSRFGLIYAGAQKNIGPAGLTLVLVRDDLLDQRCERIPSLFDYQAVAEAGSMVNTPPTYAWYLAGLVFQWLKHDIGGLEAMANINARKAAKLYAAIDESGLYSNPIALRNRSRTNVPFVLADERLDKPFLAEAEEAGLLNLKGHRSVGGMRASLYNAVPEAAVDTLIDFMADFEQRRG, encoded by the coding sequence ATGACACGCCACTATAACTTCTGCGCCGGTCCTGCGGCGCTGCCCACCGCGGTGCTGGAGCGCGCGCGGGAAGAAATGCTCGACTACCACGGCCGCGGGCTCTCGGTGATGGAAATGAGCCACCGCTCGCCCGAGTTCGTGGCCATCGCCGAGCAGGCCGAGGCCGACCTGCGCGAGCTGCTCGCCATACCCGAGAACTACAAGGTGCTGTTCCTGCAGGGCGGCGCCAGCCTGCAGTTCTCGATGGTGCCGATGAACCTGCTGGGGCAGGGCGGCACGGCCAACTTCCTCTACACCGGCATCTGGGGCAAGAAGGCGCTGGCGGAAGCCAAGCATCTTGGCTTTGGCGTGCACTTGGCGGGTTCCAGTGAGGCCAGCGGCCACACCGAAGTGCCGACCCAGGCGGAGCTGGCGCTGTCGAGTGACGCCGCCTACCTGCACTACACCGCCAACGAAACCATCGGCGGGCTCGAGTTCGACTATATTCCCGACGTCAGCGTACCGCTGGTGTGCGACTACTCCTCGAGCATTCTGGCCGAGCCGCTCGACGTTTCGCGCTTCGGGTTGATCTATGCCGGGGCGCAGAAGAACATCGGCCCCGCCGGTCTGACCCTGGTGCTGGTGCGTGACGACCTACTCGACCAGCGCTGCGAGCGCATTCCCAGCCTGTTCGACTACCAGGCCGTGGCCGAGGCGGGCTCCATGGTCAACACGCCGCCCACCTACGCCTGGTACCTGGCGGGGCTGGTGTTCCAGTGGCTCAAGCATGACATCGGCGGGCTCGAGGCCATGGCGAACATCAACGCGCGCAAGGCAGCCAAGCTGTATGCAGCGATCGATGAAAGCGGCCTTTATTCCAACCCCATCGCCCTGCGCAATCGTTCGCGCACGAACGTACCCTTCGTGCTGGCCGACGAGCGCCTCGACAAGCCGTTCCTGGCCGAAGCCGAGGAAGCCGGGCTGCTCAACCTCAAGGGCCACCGCAGCGTCGGCGGCATGCGGGCGAGCCTCTACAACGCCGTACCCGAAGCGGCCGTCGATACGCTGATCGACTTCATGGCCGACTTCGAGCAACGCAGGGGATAA
- the gyrA gene encoding DNA gyrase subunit A, with translation MGDIAREILPVNIEDELKQSYLDYAMSVIIGRALPDVRDGLKPVHRRVLFAMHELGNDWNKAYKKSARVVGDVIGKYHPHGDSAVYDTIVRMAQHFSMRHVLVDGQGNFGSIDGDSAAAMRYTEVRMAKLAHELLADLEKDTVDWVDNYDGTERIPDVLPTKVPNLLINGSSGIAVGMATNIPPHNMGEVIDGCLALIDDYTLTVDDLMEYISGPDFPTAGIINGRAGILEAYRTGRGRIYVRARHTIEHDDKTGRDHIIITELPYQVNKARLIEKIAELVKDKKIEGIAELRDESDKDGLRVVIEIKRGESGEVVVNNLFAQTQLQNVFGINMVAIENGQPKILNLKEILEAFIRHRREVVTRRTLFELKKARERGHILEGLAVAISNIDEVIELIKASPSAAEAKEKLLDKVWPPGQVTAMLERAGATSCKPEELEEGFGLNTTGTEYRLSPAQAQAILELRLHRLTGLETEKLLDEYLGILEKIAELTAILASSERLLEVIREELTAVRDQFSDARRTEIQASHLDLSIEDLIAEEDMVVTVSRTGYAKTQPLSDYQAQRRGGRGKSATSMKDEDVIEHLLVASTHDTVLLFSNKGKVYWLKVYEMPAASRGSRGKPLVNLLPLDEGEAINAILPVKDYSPDCYIFFATAKGTVKRTSLDQFSRPRSVGLIAIDIEEDDRLVGAAITSGNDHVMLLSSNGKAIRFEETNVRAMGRTARGVRGMRLLGGAEVISLIIPQSQQIDADADSETEAEEAAALENGNGGQIYILTASENGYGKRTRLEEFPLRGRGGQGVIAMQTSERNGSLVAAMQVYSADEMMLITDRGTLVRTRVDEVSITSRNTQGVMLIRLGNDEKLVKTVRIDEPEEVESEVIEGESEETAPSDGTDSPEQGAEENGNMGETKNDE, from the coding sequence ATGGGTGACATCGCCAGAGAGATTCTGCCAGTCAACATCGAGGACGAACTGAAGCAGTCGTACCTCGACTACGCGATGAGCGTGATCATCGGCCGAGCGTTGCCGGACGTGCGCGACGGCCTCAAGCCGGTGCACCGGCGTGTGCTGTTTGCCATGCACGAGCTCGGCAACGACTGGAACAAGGCTTACAAGAAGTCGGCCCGCGTCGTGGGCGACGTCATCGGTAAGTACCACCCCCATGGTGACAGCGCGGTCTACGACACCATCGTGCGTATGGCGCAGCATTTCTCCATGCGTCACGTGCTGGTCGACGGCCAAGGCAACTTCGGTTCCATCGATGGCGACAGCGCCGCGGCGATGCGTTACACCGAAGTGCGCATGGCCAAGCTCGCTCATGAGCTGCTGGCCGACCTCGAGAAAGACACCGTCGATTGGGTCGACAACTACGACGGCACCGAACGCATTCCCGACGTGCTGCCGACCAAGGTGCCCAACCTGCTGATCAACGGCTCCTCGGGTATCGCCGTCGGCATGGCCACCAACATCCCGCCCCACAACATGGGCGAGGTGATCGACGGCTGCCTGGCGCTGATTGATGACTATACACTGACCGTCGACGACCTGATGGAGTACATCTCGGGCCCCGACTTCCCCACGGCCGGCATCATCAACGGCCGCGCCGGCATCCTCGAGGCCTACCGTACCGGCCGCGGCCGCATCTACGTGCGCGCTCGCCACACTATCGAGCATGACGACAAGACCGGCCGCGACCACATCATCATCACCGAGCTTCCCTATCAGGTGAACAAGGCGCGGCTGATCGAAAAGATCGCCGAGCTGGTGAAGGACAAGAAGATCGAAGGTATCGCCGAGCTGCGCGACGAGTCCGACAAGGACGGCCTGCGCGTGGTAATCGAGATCAAGCGCGGCGAATCCGGCGAAGTGGTGGTCAACAATCTCTTCGCCCAGACCCAGCTGCAGAATGTCTTCGGTATCAACATGGTCGCCATCGAGAACGGCCAGCCGAAGATACTCAACCTCAAGGAAATCCTCGAGGCCTTCATTCGTCACCGCCGGGAAGTCGTCACCCGGCGTACCCTGTTCGAACTGAAGAAGGCGCGTGAACGCGGCCATATCCTCGAAGGCCTGGCCGTCGCCATCTCCAACATCGACGAGGTGATCGAGCTGATCAAGGCCTCGCCGAGCGCCGCCGAGGCCAAGGAGAAGCTGCTCGACAAGGTATGGCCGCCCGGCCAGGTCACCGCCATGCTCGAGCGTGCCGGGGCCACCTCGTGCAAGCCCGAGGAACTGGAAGAGGGCTTCGGCCTTAATACCACCGGCACCGAATACCGCCTCTCGCCGGCCCAGGCCCAGGCCATCCTCGAATTGCGTCTGCATCGCCTGACCGGGCTAGAGACGGAAAAGCTGCTCGACGAGTACCTGGGCATCCTCGAGAAGATCGCCGAGCTTACGGCCATTCTCGCTTCCAGCGAGCGCCTGCTCGAGGTGATCCGCGAGGAGCTCACCGCGGTGCGCGACCAATTCAGCGATGCGCGGCGCACCGAGATCCAGGCCAGCCATCTCGACCTCTCCATCGAAGACCTGATCGCCGAAGAAGACATGGTGGTCACGGTTTCGCGTACCGGCTACGCCAAGACCCAGCCGCTCTCCGACTACCAGGCCCAGCGCCGCGGCGGGCGTGGCAAATCGGCCACCTCGATGAAGGACGAGGACGTCATCGAGCACCTGCTGGTGGCTTCCACCCACGACACGGTGCTGTTGTTCTCCAACAAGGGCAAGGTCTACTGGCTCAAGGTCTACGAGATGCCGGCCGCCAGCCGTGGTTCCCGCGGCAAGCCGCTGGTCAACCTGCTGCCGCTGGATGAGGGCGAGGCGATCAACGCCATCCTGCCGGTGAAGGACTACAGTCCCGACTGCTACATCTTCTTCGCCACCGCCAAGGGCACCGTCAAGCGCACCAGCCTCGACCAGTTCTCGCGTCCGCGCAGCGTCGGCCTGATTGCCATCGACATCGAGGAAGACGACCGCCTGGTGGGCGCCGCGATTACCTCGGGCAACGACCATGTGATGCTGCTGTCGTCCAACGGCAAGGCGATCCGCTTCGAGGAAACTAACGTACGCGCCATGGGGCGTACCGCCCGCGGCGTACGCGGCATGCGGCTGCTCGGCGGTGCCGAGGTGATCAGCCTGATCATCCCGCAGAGCCAGCAGATCGATGCCGATGCCGACAGCGAGACGGAAGCCGAAGAGGCCGCTGCGCTGGAGAACGGCAATGGCGGCCAGATCTACATCCTCACCGCTTCAGAGAACGGCTACGGCAAGCGCACCCGGCTCGAGGAATTCCCGCTGCGCGGGCGCGGCGGCCAGGGCGTGATCGCCATGCAGACCAGCGAGCGCAACGGCTCCCTGGTGGCGGCCATGCAGGTCTACTCGGCCGACGAGATGATGCTGATCACCGATCGCGGCACCCTGGTGCGTACCCGTGTCGATGAAGTCTCGATCACCTCGCGCAACACCCAAGGCGTGATGTTGATCCGCCTGGGCAACGACGAGAAGCTGGTCAAGACCGTGCGTATCGACGAGCCCGAGGAGGTCGAGAGCGAAGTCATCGAGGGTGAGTCCGAAGAGACAGCACCGTCCGATGGAACGGATTCGCCGGAGCAGGGCGCGGAGGAGAATGGCAACATGGGCGAGACCAAAAACGACGAGTAA
- a CDS encoding acyl-CoA thioesterase produces MDKRISRVTLRVRGYHLDGYGHVNNARYLEFLEEGRWGYFDDRPELARHFASGNPALVAVNLNINYRQAAVAGDDLEVLTRVAELGSRSARMYQEIRRIGDGQQITDADLTFVLLDVRAKQSMAIEGEIRQALEPLVLPKES; encoded by the coding sequence GTGGACAAGCGAATTTCCCGCGTCACCCTGCGCGTACGTGGTTATCACCTGGATGGTTATGGCCACGTCAACAATGCCCGCTACCTGGAGTTCCTGGAAGAAGGGCGCTGGGGTTACTTCGACGACCGTCCCGAGCTTGCCCGGCATTTCGCTTCAGGCAACCCGGCGCTTGTGGCGGTCAATCTCAACATCAACTATCGCCAGGCGGCGGTAGCCGGCGATGACCTCGAGGTGCTCACCCGTGTGGCAGAGCTGGGTAGCCGCAGCGCACGCATGTACCAGGAGATCCGTCGCATCGGCGACGGCCAGCAGATAACCGATGCCGACCTCACCTTCGTGCTGCTCGACGTACGCGCCAAGCAGTCCATGGCCATCGAAGGGGAGATTCGCCAGGCACTGGAGCCGCTGGTGTTGCCCAAAGAAAGCTAA
- a CDS encoding recombination-associated protein RdgC, whose amino-acid sequence MWFKHLHLYRLHGSAGIPAADLEAALAEQAARTPGSQEARRVGWCPPAGRAGTALLHELQGQRLMTMLRHERLLPAGVVREELEERGADIEAREGRKLRRQEKQELKEQIYEELLPRAFIRSQKVDLWWDTRRNLIAVNTSSRKRAEEALDLLRETLGSLKVTPLATQTLPMRAMTQWLAEEDSRPASLQLGDQVELKAKGDDGVLRARQVDLDSDEIQQLLSAGRQASRLGVEVEGRLAYVLHDDLTLKSLRFSDALIDEAGEIEDDGDAIVRLEADFMLMAQALAEEVEQLITWLGGEANAAPQESE is encoded by the coding sequence ATGTGGTTCAAGCACTTGCACCTTTACCGCCTGCACGGGTCGGCGGGGATTCCCGCAGCCGACCTGGAAGCCGCCCTGGCCGAGCAGGCGGCACGTACGCCCGGCAGTCAGGAAGCCAGGCGCGTTGGCTGGTGCCCTCCCGCCGGGCGCGCCGGTACCGCCCTGCTGCACGAGCTGCAGGGGCAACGCTTGATGACCATGCTGCGCCATGAGCGGCTGCTGCCCGCCGGCGTAGTGCGCGAAGAGCTGGAAGAGCGCGGCGCTGACATCGAGGCCCGCGAGGGCCGCAAGCTGCGCCGCCAGGAGAAGCAGGAACTCAAGGAACAGATCTACGAGGAGTTGTTGCCGCGCGCCTTCATCCGCAGCCAGAAGGTCGACCTGTGGTGGGATACGCGGCGCAACCTGATCGCGGTCAACACCAGCTCGCGCAAGCGCGCCGAAGAGGCGCTGGATCTGCTGCGTGAGACGCTTGGCAGCTTGAAAGTCACGCCGCTGGCGACCCAGACCCTGCCGATGCGTGCCATGACGCAGTGGCTTGCCGAAGAAGACTCTCGCCCTGCCTCGCTGCAGCTCGGCGATCAGGTTGAGCTCAAGGCCAAGGGCGACGACGGCGTACTGCGCGCGCGCCAGGTGGATCTGGACAGCGACGAGATCCAACAGCTGCTCTCTGCCGGTAGGCAGGCCAGCCGCCTGGGGGTCGAGGTCGAGGGACGGCTCGCCTATGTGCTGCACGATGACCTGACGCTCAAATCCCTGCGGTTCAGTGACGCCCTGATCGACGAAGCGGGTGAGATCGAGGACGATGGCGATGCCATCGTGCGTCTCGAAGCCGACTTCATGCTGATGGCCCAGGCCCTGGCCGAAGAGGTGGAACAACTGATCACTTGGCTGGGCGGCGAGGCCAATGCCGCCCCGCAGGAAAGTGAATGA
- a CDS encoding 1-acyl-sn-glycerol-3-phosphate acyltransferase has product MTDTATGTTSTDPWADIRPYRDDEAAAVLAKLAANRELLDALTRYRLPRLSRTLPWLARALASYAIRRETRDVNSVRDFQMRVAYYMERMIRTSTDDFRVEGLEHLNPDTAYLFIGNHRDISLDPAFVNYALHQAGRDTVRIAIGDNLLKKPYVTDLMRLNKSFIVPRALRGKRAMLAAYQNLSSYIRHSITEDNHSIWMAQREGRAKDGIDRTDTAIIKMLTMARRQEDRSAPIGDAIAELRMVPVSISYEYDPCDLQKARELHAIHSQGSYEKSEFEDISSIVAGITGHKGRVELRFGEPLGTGFDTPEAVAAEIDRQVVGGYHLFPSHYLALEALGDAPELLDMSEVSDVDRARFQARLNDVPAELRDWWLTQYANPVRNKAARLAGRDLTAP; this is encoded by the coding sequence ATGACCGACACCGCGACAGGCACGACTTCAACGGATCCCTGGGCCGATATCCGCCCCTACCGGGACGACGAGGCAGCAGCGGTACTGGCTAAACTGGCCGCAAACCGTGAGCTGCTCGATGCCCTGACCCGCTACCGGCTGCCGCGCCTGAGCCGCACGCTGCCTTGGTTGGCGCGCGCCCTGGCCTCCTACGCGATTCGCCGCGAGACCCGCGACGTAAACAGCGTGCGCGATTTTCAGATGCGCGTGGCGTATTACATGGAGCGCATGATCCGCACCTCCACCGACGATTTTCGCGTCGAGGGACTCGAGCACCTGAACCCGGATACTGCCTACCTGTTCATCGGCAACCATCGTGACATCTCGCTGGATCCGGCCTTCGTCAATTACGCCCTGCACCAGGCCGGGCGCGATACGGTGCGCATCGCCATCGGCGACAACCTGCTCAAGAAGCCCTACGTGACCGACCTGATGCGGCTCAACAAGAGCTTCATCGTGCCGCGTGCCCTGCGCGGCAAGCGCGCCATGCTGGCAGCCTATCAGAACCTCTCGAGCTATATTCGCCATTCGATCACCGAGGACAATCACTCGATCTGGATGGCTCAGCGCGAGGGACGCGCCAAGGACGGCATCGACCGTACCGATACGGCCATCATCAAGATGCTGACCATGGCCAGGCGCCAGGAGGATCGTAGCGCCCCCATCGGCGATGCCATCGCCGAGCTGCGCATGGTTCCGGTGTCGATCAGCTACGAGTACGACCCCTGCGACCTGCAGAAAGCGCGCGAACTACACGCCATTCACAGCCAGGGCAGCTACGAGAAGAGCGAATTCGAGGACATTAGCTCCATCGTGGCAGGCATCACCGGCCACAAGGGGCGCGTGGAACTGCGCTTTGGCGAGCCACTCGGTACCGGCTTCGACACCCCGGAAGCGGTGGCCGCCGAGATCGACCGCCAGGTGGTCGGTGGATACCACCTCTTCCCCAGTCACTACCTGGCTTTGGAAGCGTTGGGCGATGCCCCCGAGCTGCTGGACATGAGCGAGGTCAGCGACGTCGACCGGGCACGCTTCCAGGCGCGCCTGAACGATGTGCCTGCAGAGCTGCGCGACTGGTGGCTGACCCAGTATGCCAACCCCGTTCGCAACAAGGCGGCACGGCTCGCTGGCCGTGACCTGACAGCGCCGTGA
- a CDS encoding cation diffusion facilitator family transporter — translation MNTLTHQPPDRGAQAREAHRVTLVGAVIDLAVGLLKLVTGMLVGSAALIADGIHSFSDLVTDAFVLAATHFGRQAPDSDHPYGHGRIETLATLWLGSVLIFVAGGIAWASLTRLMAGEPIPEPGLWAIGVAVISLIAKEWIFRFTLAVAKRVRSRLLEANAWHSRSDALSTGVVLVGLVAAQFGAGWVDAVAAIIVGVMVGQVGWRLLWESGRELIDTALPESDQEQMKVIAEAVPGVDSVHDLRTRSVGSHVVLDLHIVVPPRLTVSEAHEIGNAVSRQLRNAYPELADVTFHIDPEDDSEQIEHSLRPGLPLRQDVENMLDEAWQDCPVWQDRVALDLHYLAEQIDISVYVHELPPQQSLEDAARELREAAQELAWVGRLRVWQGPGKG, via the coding sequence GTGAATACGCTCACTCACCAGCCACCCGACCGCGGCGCCCAGGCGCGTGAGGCACACCGGGTCACTCTGGTTGGTGCGGTGATCGACCTTGCGGTCGGCCTGCTCAAGCTCGTCACCGGCATGCTGGTTGGCTCCGCCGCCCTGATCGCGGACGGCATTCACTCCTTCTCCGACCTGGTGACGGATGCCTTCGTGCTGGCGGCAACCCACTTCGGCCGCCAGGCGCCGGACAGCGACCATCCCTATGGCCACGGCCGGATCGAGACGTTGGCCACCCTGTGGCTGGGCAGCGTGTTGATCTTCGTCGCCGGTGGCATTGCCTGGGCCAGCCTCACCCGGCTGATGGCAGGCGAGCCGATTCCCGAACCGGGGCTTTGGGCCATCGGGGTGGCCGTCATTTCCTTGATCGCCAAGGAGTGGATCTTCCGCTTCACCCTCGCCGTGGCGAAGCGCGTTCGCTCGCGCCTGCTCGAAGCCAATGCCTGGCATTCACGCTCGGATGCGCTCTCTACCGGCGTGGTGCTGGTCGGCCTGGTGGCCGCCCAGTTCGGCGCAGGCTGGGTCGATGCCGTGGCAGCCATCATCGTCGGCGTCATGGTCGGCCAAGTGGGCTGGCGGCTGTTGTGGGAATCTGGCCGGGAATTGATCGATACCGCCCTGCCGGAAAGCGACCAGGAGCAGATGAAGGTCATCGCGGAAGCGGTACCCGGCGTGGACAGCGTTCACGACCTGCGTACCCGCTCGGTGGGCAGCCATGTGGTGCTCGACCTGCATATCGTGGTGCCGCCGCGCCTGACCGTTTCCGAGGCCCACGAGATCGGCAATGCGGTGAGCCGGCAGCTACGCAACGCCTACCCTGAACTGGCCGACGTGACCTTCCATATCGACCCGGAAGACGACTCCGAGCAGATCGAACACAGCCTGCGCCCCGGCCTGCCCCTGCGTCAGGACGTGGAGAACATGCTCGACGAGGCCTGGCAGGATTGCCCCGTGTGGCAGGACCGTGTTGCCCTCGACCTGCACTATCTCGCGGAACAGATCGATATCTCGGTCTACGTACACGAGTTACCACCCCAGCAGAGCCTGGAAGACGCCGCCCGTGAATTGCGCGAGGCCGCCCAGGAGCTGGCCTGGGTGGGCAGACTGCGAGTATGGCAAGGGCCGGGTAAGGGGTAG
- a CDS encoding phospholipase effector Tle1 domain-containing protein, with translation MATRYLMGQVLHFVIETAERNLEQDIIKSRTSNIGRMFLAHFWREDDELSIAFRKHYYSGLGTPFEASLSESLVGAAHRIPSEGEATRDGQLRSSVTEAAKDAASGNHNGRWWEVFGNSFKKDITQPWNWLKQARNSVVRTGAEAFAPIRDSSLAANLLMSGSHTRQSAAIQDFKSSVSDVQRSSQLPLSRIRVSVFGFDFGAALAKAFVRELLDDVCERDGEAYRYEGAEVTVGFVGLLDCVDRTHAEMGPLDWFHPLMPVLDDGGALHSGCQCALHLIAAHERRFYRRCRPLGGHNANWREELCPGISEDIGGGLVSDEQKNSAELSRATLHRMYRQATRAGVPFPSLERLREKDAMTAQLFELNDRIEGYSLMAMALHYRRETSGHRSPTVESFRFHTLIYLAWLALRYRDYREALAILENREDALPNRYYNHTLGAVTSSLTMDSDQWEREEAERADIDAGLADLKAKWGWLEQVDSEAQHIRSRFNSPDSNTRRHARAVLRENLVLAENWHRWTREESPPELLEPIDLLFAYGLHDKQPEEMAYRNRQPNQSSGGYRFMTYRDIDRPEEGDSANEIAEMHPRERVPAWTAR, from the coding sequence ATGGCAACACGATACCTGATGGGTCAGGTGTTGCACTTCGTCATTGAGACCGCCGAGCGAAACCTTGAACAGGATATAATAAAAAGCAGAACCAGCAACATCGGAAGAATGTTTTTGGCTCACTTCTGGCGTGAAGATGACGAGCTGAGCATTGCTTTCAGGAAACACTACTATTCGGGTCTCGGTACCCCTTTCGAAGCCAGTCTCTCGGAGAGCCTAGTAGGCGCGGCCCACCGCATTCCCAGCGAAGGGGAAGCAACTCGGGATGGCCAGTTGCGTAGTAGTGTGACCGAGGCAGCCAAGGATGCCGCATCGGGAAACCATAACGGTCGCTGGTGGGAAGTGTTCGGCAATTCATTCAAGAAAGACATCACCCAACCTTGGAACTGGCTCAAGCAGGCACGCAATTCCGTTGTGCGCACCGGGGCGGAGGCCTTCGCACCCATTCGTGACAGTTCCCTGGCCGCCAATCTGCTGATGAGCGGATCCCATACCCGTCAATCCGCAGCGATACAAGACTTTAAAAGCAGCGTGAGTGATGTGCAGCGAAGCAGTCAGCTACCGCTTTCACGGATTCGGGTATCCGTCTTTGGCTTCGACTTCGGTGCCGCCTTGGCCAAGGCCTTTGTGCGCGAATTGCTGGACGACGTATGCGAGCGCGATGGAGAGGCCTATCGCTATGAGGGCGCCGAAGTCACGGTAGGCTTCGTTGGGCTTCTCGACTGTGTGGACCGTACCCACGCAGAGATGGGGCCGCTCGACTGGTTTCATCCGCTCATGCCGGTGCTCGACGATGGCGGCGCCCTGCATTCGGGTTGCCAGTGTGCCCTGCATTTGATTGCCGCTCATGAGCGACGTTTCTATCGTCGCTGCCGCCCCTTGGGTGGACATAACGCCAACTGGCGCGAAGAGCTCTGCCCAGGCATCAGCGAAGACATCGGCGGCGGTCTGGTTTCCGATGAGCAGAAGAACAGTGCCGAGCTATCTCGGGCTACATTACACCGCATGTATCGCCAGGCAACGCGAGCAGGAGTTCCCTTTCCCTCGTTAGAAAGACTGCGTGAAAAGGATGCCATGACAGCGCAGCTTTTCGAGCTGAACGACCGGATAGAAGGCTACTCGTTGATGGCGATGGCCCTCCATTACCGGCGGGAGACATCGGGCCACCGAAGCCCGACAGTGGAGAGCTTTCGCTTCCATACGCTGATTTACCTGGCCTGGTTGGCTCTGCGCTATCGCGATTATCGCGAAGCCTTGGCCATACTTGAGAATCGAGAGGATGCGCTACCCAACCGTTATTACAACCACACGCTGGGGGCGGTGACTTCTTCTCTCACCATGGATTCAGACCAATGGGAACGGGAAGAAGCAGAGCGGGCCGACATCGATGCGGGGCTCGCCGACTTGAAGGCAAAATGGGGATGGCTGGAGCAGGTCGACAGCGAAGCTCAGCACATACGCAGTCGTTTCAACTCGCCCGACAGCAACACGCGGCGGCATGCCCGAGCCGTGCTGCGCGAAAACCTCGTCCTGGCAGAAAACTGGCATCGATGGACTCGTGAAGAGTCCCCTCCTGAACTCCTCGAGCCCATCGATTTGTTATTCGCCTACGGGTTGCATGACAAGCAGCCGGAAGAAATGGCCTATCGCAACCGCCAACCCAACCAGAGCAGCGGCGGGTATCGGTTCATGACTTATCGGGACATCGACCGACCGGAAGAAGGGGACTCAGCCAATGAAATAGCTGAAATGCATCCTCGCGAAAGAGTCCCCGCCTGGACTGCGCGTTAA